One Paralysiella testudinis genomic window, GCTTGGCCGCTAGCCAGCCGCCTTTGAGCGCACCGTGTTTTTGCAGCGCTTCCACCGCATATTGCGAGCAGGTGGGCGTATAGCGGCAGCGCGGCGGCAGCATCGGGCTGATGGCATACTGGTA contains:
- the yidD gene encoding membrane protein insertion efficiency factor YidD, with amino-acid sequence MQRLLLLLVRFYQYAISPMLPPRCRYTPTCSQYAVEALQKHGALKGGWLAAKRIGRCHPWGGSGHDPVP